One genomic region from Terasakiella sp. SH-1 encodes:
- a CDS encoding sterol desaturase family protein, which translates to MSEFITSNEGFIRLGVFFSVFCLVAFCEGLFPKRARLFPRGQRWGANIGVLLIGGLCVRVFMPWVPVSVAYYVSVENAALMNISASTELVNTLLGVVILDLAIYMQHRAMHKIPILWRLHRMHHCDLECDVTTGIRFHPLEIIISIFYKIVVIFIFGIDVLAVIIFEILLNAMAMFNHANLKLPFGVDRMVRLFIVTPDMHRVHHSVLSQETNSNYGFFLSCWDRAFQSYTSQPMMGHDKMTIGLADFKGKSCLKLWSMLKIPFKGKA; encoded by the coding sequence ATGAGTGAATTCATTACAAGTAATGAAGGTTTTATTCGACTTGGCGTGTTTTTCTCTGTTTTCTGTCTGGTTGCTTTTTGTGAAGGACTCTTCCCCAAGCGTGCGCGTTTATTCCCCAGAGGACAGAGGTGGGGGGCAAATATTGGAGTTTTGCTCATTGGTGGGCTATGTGTGCGGGTCTTTATGCCCTGGGTGCCTGTGAGTGTGGCTTATTATGTGAGTGTTGAAAACGCAGCCTTGATGAATATTTCTGCCTCAACAGAATTGGTCAATACGCTGTTAGGGGTCGTGATCCTTGATCTGGCGATCTATATGCAGCATCGGGCCATGCATAAAATCCCTATACTATGGCGTTTACATCGCATGCATCATTGTGATTTGGAATGTGATGTTACAACGGGGATACGTTTCCACCCCTTAGAGATTATCATTTCAATTTTTTATAAAATTGTCGTTATCTTTATCTTTGGCATTGATGTACTGGCAGTGATTATTTTTGAAATTCTGCTGAATGCCATGGCCATGTTTAATCATGCAAATTTGAAGTTACCTTTTGGGGTGGACCGAATGGTGCGCCTTTTTATCGTTACACCAGACATGCACCGTGTCCATCATTCTGTATTAAGTCAGGAAACCAATAGTAATTACGGCTTTTTTTTGAGCTGTTGGGATCGCGCTTTTCAAAGCTATACCAGCCAGCCGATGATGGGGCATGATAAAATGACCATTGGTTTGGCCGATTTTAAAGGTAAGTCCTGTTTGAAATTATGGTCGATGTTGAAAATACCGTTTAAGGGAAAGGCATGA
- a CDS encoding SAM-dependent chlorinase/fluorinase, which yields MIVTFTDFGVTGPYLGQMKARILEYNPASSIIDLMVDVPAFNIEAASLLLDGLICEMPQGCVYLCVVDPGVGGSRKPICLKCDECWFVGPDNGIFTSILARYADVEAYEILWRPDALSHSFHGRDLFAPVAAMLSKGQDFPRQQLEISELKKNIIKDKIVNIIYIDVYGNCWTSLREGDFPKERVLRVQGHRIAYADVFCQTQPGEAFWYYNSSGFVEIAVNQGNAARHFGLEIGNLMDVT from the coding sequence ATGATTGTCACATTTACAGATTTTGGCGTGACAGGCCCTTATTTGGGCCAGATGAAAGCACGGATTCTGGAATATAATCCAGCCAGCTCTATCATTGACCTGATGGTGGATGTGCCTGCCTTTAATATTGAGGCGGCTTCCTTGTTGTTAGATGGACTGATCTGTGAAATGCCCCAAGGCTGCGTGTATCTTTGTGTGGTTGATCCCGGTGTGGGGGGAAGCCGAAAACCGATATGCCTCAAATGCGATGAATGCTGGTTTGTTGGTCCCGATAATGGGATTTTTACCTCTATACTGGCACGGTATGCAGATGTAGAGGCTTATGAGATTTTATGGCGACCGGATGCGTTGTCTCATTCATTTCATGGTCGGGACCTGTTTGCCCCGGTTGCTGCAATGCTATCAAAAGGGCAAGACTTCCCACGACAACAGCTTGAAATAAGTGAACTTAAGAAAAATATAATTAAAGATAAAATTGTAAATATTATTTATATAGATGTTTATGGTAATTGTTGGACCAGTCTCAGAGAAGGGGACTTTCCAAAAGAGCGGGTATTGAGGGTTCAGGGACACCGCATCGCATATGCCGATGTCTTTTGTCAGACACAGCCCGGAGAAGCTTTTTGGTATTATAACTCGTCTGGATTTGTTGAAATTGCAGTTAATCAGGGAAATGCGGCACGGCATTTTGGTTTAGAGATTGGAAACTTGATGGATGTAACATGA
- a CDS encoding MBL fold metallo-hydrolase produces the protein MSFAVKFWGVRGSIACPSPQHIEYGGNTSCIEIKADDHRLILDAGTGIRCLGQDLLKAGHKNSHLLLTHTHWDHINGFPFFTPAYIPGNSFHVMAGHLMDVGGIRQVLASQMANPTFPVPLEVMQASLTFEDFRGGEDFSFNNGIRVFTKPLNHPNGATGYRIEYNGKAICYVTDTEHVIGAPDQNVLALIEGADLVIYDTTYSDETFKEKIGWGHSTWQEGIRVCQQANVKRLALFHHDPEHTDDMMTEIEKLAVEKWDKVFAAKELMTIEV, from the coding sequence ATGTCGTTTGCTGTAAAATTTTGGGGAGTACGGGGCTCAATTGCCTGTCCCTCGCCACAACATATCGAATATGGCGGCAATACAAGCTGTATTGAAATTAAAGCTGATGACCATCGCCTCATTTTAGATGCCGGAACGGGCATACGCTGTTTGGGCCAGGATCTTTTGAAGGCTGGGCACAAAAATTCCCACCTTTTATTAACCCACACCCATTGGGATCATATCAACGGCTTTCCTTTCTTTACCCCGGCTTATATTCCGGGCAATAGTTTCCATGTGATGGCAGGGCATTTAATGGATGTTGGGGGGATCCGTCAGGTTCTTGCCAGTCAAATGGCAAATCCAACTTTTCCCGTCCCCTTAGAAGTCATGCAAGCCAGCCTTACCTTTGAAGATTTTCGTGGCGGGGAAGACTTTTCATTTAATAATGGTATCCGTGTATTCACAAAACCTCTGAATCACCCTAATGGGGCCACGGGCTATCGTATTGAATATAATGGCAAAGCGATCTGTTATGTTACTGATACCGAACATGTTATTGGAGCACCAGACCAGAATGTCTTGGCCCTGATTGAAGGCGCTGACCTTGTTATATATGACACGACTTATAGTGATGAGACATTCAAGGAAAAGATCGGGTGGGGCCATTCTACGTGGCAAGAAGGTATCCGTGTATGTCAGCAGGCCAATGTGAAACGCCTAGCCCTGTTTCATCATGACCCTGAACATACAGATGACATGATGACAGAGATTGAAAAACTTGCAGTAGAGAAGTGGGATAAGGTCTTTGCCGCAAAAGAACTCATGACGATTGAAGTTTGA